The Myxococcus fulvus genomic interval CACCTGCGCAATGCCGACGAGGATGGCCGCAGCGTGGGGCCGGTGCTCGCGGCGCTCGCGAAACACATCGGCATCGAGCCGACAGCGATGCTGGACTACGTGCAGGGACTGCCGAAGGACAAGGTCCTCGCCCTGGTTGAAGCGTGCCACGGCGTCGACGCCAACAAGGAAGGTGTGTTCCCGGACAAGGCGTCCAACGATGCCTGGGTGGGGCCGACGCGCTCGGGACCTGGGGGAGTTGGCGGCGCACCCCGGAGCCTGACCGGGCTCGCGACCTGGGCCAGGGAGAGCGGGTACGACTTGCCCAGCCCACGCCCGGCATAGCGGCATCCCAAGGAGAGACTGCGCACCTCGTGTCGCGGCCTCTCCCGTTCAGCCTTCCCGGCGGGCTTGGGAGCGGGGCGCTTGCCGTCACCGGTCTCGGGGATGGGTGTGGACCGCCTTGCGCGCGAGCCGCCTTGTGAGCGGCTTCCTGGCGGGGCGGGCGTCGGCGCGGTGTTGCTCGATGCGTCGGCTGACTCCCTCCAGCATGAAGTCGAGGCTGTTCTGGAACTCCGCCTCGACATCCAGGGTCCGCATGCGCGCCAGCGTCTGCGCCACACCCGGGTAGTCCGTGGCCGGGAGCGCGAGGGCCGCGGCGTGGAAGCGCTGGAGGGGAGGGGGCTCATCCTTCTGCCTCGCGGCCCACTGCTCCTGGCGGCGGATGGTGCCCGCGAGCCAGGAGAAGAACGTGTTGTGCAGGTCCCCCGCCTCGTTCCACGGCACGCCCGCCTCGTGCAGCTTCGTGACGGTCCTGTCCAGGACGACCAGCGCCCCGTGCACCGCGGGTCCTTCCTCCAGGAGGAAGTCCATCACCCCGCGATGTTCCAGCCCGAGCGCGCGCACCCGCATCGCCACTTCACGCAGCCAGTCCAGCGGCGCGAGGCTGGCGTCAGGAAGCACGAGCTGCTCGAAGATGTGCTCCACCACGTGGGCCACCAGCGCGTCGCGGTCTCCGACGTGGTGGTAGAAGGCCATGGGCGTCGCGCCGAGCCTGTCCGCCAGCGCGCGCATCGAGAGGTTTCGCAGCCCGTTCTCGCGCACGAGCTTCGCGGCCGTCTCGATGACGAGCGGACCGGACAGCCGAGGCGGCCGTCCTCTCGGTTTGGGGGTCTTCACTCCCGCGAACGTAATCGGCTCCCGGAGGCGCGCAACCGGGTTCTGTGCCTCATGTCGTCAGCGGGAGACAGTCGCGCCGGGTGCACGCCCCGCGCCCAGGTCCCAGTGCTCCTCCAGCCTCGCGTGTTCGGCGAGGAGCGCCGACATCCCGCCGACCCGTTCGAGCACCGCGTCGCGAGCCCGCAGCACCTGCCGTCGGACAGCGGACACCTCCGTCCCGAGGAGGACGCCTCGATGCTTCACGAGCTTTCCGCGCACCATCACCGACTCGACATTGCCCGCATGCGCCTGCATCACGATGGCGTCTCGCGGGGCCCCCAGCGGGCTCAGGTTCAGTGAGTCCGCCGAGAGGACGACCAGGTCCGCCTGCTTCCCGGGGCGCAGTGAGCCCGTGATGGCCCCCAGGCCGATGGCGTCCGCCGCGTCCTGCGTCACCATGCGGAGCAGTTGACGGGCCTTCAGGTCCAGTCGCCGAGGCAGCCCCGCGAGCGCGTTCGCGCGTCCCCGCTCCGACTGCAGCGCGAGCCGCATCGCGGTGAACAGCTCACCCCCGTTGCTCGCCACGACATCACAGCCCAGCGTGGTCCTCACGCCCGCGCGCAGGGCGCGTCCGACGATGGGGAACCCCATGCCCATCTGCAGCTCCGACTCCGGCGTCGCGCTGATGGAGCCGCCACTGTTCGCGATGCGCGCCAGGTCCTCGTCCCCGCTGAACGTGCAGTGCACGAAGAGGAGGTCCGGACCGAGCAATCCCTCGCGCGCCAGTTGTTCGACCTCGCTCGGCCCCGTGACGGGCCACGCCGAGCAGTGCAGGCTGATGGGGACGCCCAGCGCGCGCGCCGTGTGCACCTCCGCGCGGCTCTGCTCCCAGGGGACCTGCATCTCGGTGAGTGCGATGCCCAGGCGCACACGGCCGGAGTCCGAGGACAGGGGGCCGGCTCGCAAGCGTCGTGCATCCGCGAAGCGGTGCTCGGGGGAGGGGAAGGCCGGGCTCGGCTCGGGGCCCGGCGCGAAGCCGTAGGCGAAGAGGGCCTGGATGCCGGAGTCCTGGAGCCCCTGGAGCGCCGCGTCCGCGTGCTCCGGTGAGCTGATGCAGTGGGAGTAGTCGACCAACGTGGTGATGCCCGCGTCGAGCGCCTCGAGCGCCCCCGCGAGCGTCCCCGCGTGGAGGTCCTCGGGGCGGAACACCGGTGAGAGCTTCACGCGGACCGCGGCGAGATAGTCCATCACCGTCCAGTCCGCGCCCAGCCCGCGCAGCGGTGTCTGCCAGGTGTGCCGATGCGTGTCGATGAGCCCCGGCATCACCAGCTTCCCGGTGAGCGGCAGCACCTGACATCCCTCCGCGCTCAAGCCGCGCCCCATCGCGACGATGAGGCCGTCCTCGATGAGCAGGTCACCGCACGGGAGGTCCTCGTGCTCGGGGGCTCCCGTCACCACCGTCGCCCCCTGGAGAAGCCAGCGCTCCGCCATGCGTCTCTCTCCCGGGCCATGTCGTCGGCCCCATGTCTCGTTTCCGGGATGATTTGTATATGCCGTATATAAAGTCAATGTGAGGCCCCTGCTCCGAGGGGCGCGTCGCGCAACTGGCCTTCGGGACGTTGCGCGGGTGCCGGCTGCTTCCCACCCTCCGCGCGGCCGGTTCGTCGAAGCCTCTTCGACGTCAGACCGAGGAGGCCGACATGGCGCAGGACGATGTGAACGGCGCGACACCGGGGTTGCCGCGCAGGGCGGTGTTGCGGGGGCTCGGCGCCGCGGGCGTCGGGGTGGCCGTGACGGGGGGACCCTCGACGGCCCAGGCCGCGGTGCCCGCGCAGGTCGCTCGTGGGCCCACGGCCGCGCCGGTGCCGGCCTGTGGCGAAATCACCGCGGAGGGCGTGACCCGTGCGCTGGCGGTGCTCGAGGACATCATCAAGAAGGACAAGGCGGCCACCACCGTCCCGGGCATCGCGGTCGCCGTGGTGTACGACGGCGTCGTCCGCTACCTGAAGGGCATCGGGGAGAGGCAGGCCGGAGTCGCGGGCGACGTCGACCCGGACACCGTCTTCCAGCTGGCCTCCGTCTCCAAGCCCTTGAGCTCCACGGTGATTGCCGCAGCCCTGACGCGGCAGCTGTCCAAGGGGCAGGGCTGGAACGACACGCTCCAGTCGCTGCGCCCCGGCTTCACCCTGGCGGACCCGTGGGTGGGCCAGCACGTCACCGTCGCCGACATGTTCTCGCATCGCAGCGGCCTGCCGGACCATGCGGGAGACCTGCTCGAGGACCTCGGCTACACCGGCGAGCAGATTGTCTCCAAGCTCGCGCTGTATCCCCTGTCACGCTTCCGCGACACGTATGCCTATACCAACTACGGGCTCACGGCCGGCGCGGTGGCGTTCGCCGCGTCCACGGGGCGCTCGTGGCAGGAGCTGGCGCGCGAGGTGCTCTTCGCTCCCTTGGGGATGACCAGCGCGAACTATTCCTTCGCGGAGCTGCAGGCGAGCAAGAACCGCGCGGCGCTGCACACGCTGGTGAATGGTCGGTGGACGCCGGACCTGGGCGCGAACAATGACGGCCAGGCGCCCGCGGGTGGCGCCAACGCGTCGGTGCGAGACCTGGCCCGGTGGCTGACGATGCTGCTCGCGGGCGGCGTCGTCCCGGGCCTCCCGGGGCCATTGGTGGACACGGCGGGGCTGCAAGCCATCTGGCGTCCCCAGAGCGTCACGCATGGGCCCGAG includes:
- a CDS encoding TetR/AcrR family transcriptional regulator is translated as MKTPKPRGRPPRLSGPLVIETAAKLVRENGLRNLSMRALADRLGATPMAFYHHVGDRDALVAHVVEHIFEQLVLPDASLAPLDWLREVAMRVRALGLEHRGVMDFLLEEGPAVHGALVVLDRTVTKLHEAGVPWNEAGDLHNTFFSWLAGTIRRQEQWAARQKDEPPPLQRFHAAALALPATDYPGVAQTLARMRTLDVEAEFQNSLDFMLEGVSRRIEQHRADARPARKPLTRRLARKAVHTHPRDR
- a CDS encoding amidohydrolase family protein, translating into MAERWLLQGATVVTGAPEHEDLPCGDLLIEDGLIVAMGRGLSAEGCQVLPLTGKLVMPGLIDTHRHTWQTPLRGLGADWTVMDYLAAVRVKLSPVFRPEDLHAGTLAGALEALDAGITTLVDYSHCISSPEHADAALQGLQDSGIQALFAYGFAPGPEPSPAFPSPEHRFADARRLRAGPLSSDSGRVRLGIALTEMQVPWEQSRAEVHTARALGVPISLHCSAWPVTGPSEVEQLAREGLLGPDLLFVHCTFSGDEDLARIANSGGSISATPESELQMGMGFPIVGRALRAGVRTTLGCDVVASNGGELFTAMRLALQSERGRANALAGLPRRLDLKARQLLRMVTQDAADAIGLGAITGSLRPGKQADLVVLSADSLNLSPLGAPRDAIVMQAHAGNVESVMVRGKLVKHRGVLLGTEVSAVRRQVLRARDAVLERVGGMSALLAEHARLEEHWDLGAGRAPGATVSR
- a CDS encoding serine hydrolase, which encodes MAQDDVNGATPGLPRRAVLRGLGAAGVGVAVTGGPSTAQAAVPAQVARGPTAAPVPACGEITAEGVTRALAVLEDIIKKDKAATTVPGIAVAVVYDGVVRYLKGIGERQAGVAGDVDPDTVFQLASVSKPLSSTVIAAALTRQLSKGQGWNDTLQSLRPGFTLADPWVGQHVTVADMFSHRSGLPDHAGDLLEDLGYTGEQIVSKLALYPLSRFRDTYAYTNYGLTAGAVAFAASTGRSWQELAREVLFAPLGMTSANYSFAELQASKNRAALHTLVNGRWTPDLGANNDGQAPAGGANASVRDLARWLTMLLAGGVVPGLPGPLVDTAGLQAIWRPQSVTHGPEELGGRSGFYGLGWNVDYENTGELRLSHSGAFGRGAATSILLYPSKKLGIAVLTNADPRGLPEAIAAEFVDIVRYNASTRNWLAYLGPIVSEPVTEDQTKYSRPAVNPTPPRNLGAYVGTYPNRVYGDLTVSLQQGMLSFTVGPAGKRFPLMHYSGDEFFFQTTGENASGFSGAIFTFARNRAASLTINAWNRDKLGVFTRRQA